Within the Gammaproteobacteria bacterium genome, the region GAGAGTCGCCGCCCACGATGCCGCCGTCGACATCGTCACCATAGATGTCGTCGCCGTAGTCGTAGTCCTGAGCCGAGGCCGCGAAAGCCAGAGAGCCGGAGAAGAGCAGCAGCAACACACGGTGGGTCTGCCATCGTTCCATCGGAGCACCTCCTGCCGGATTGGAATGAGACGCCGCGCTGCGCCATCCGCGCGCGCACGCTCGACGCGACCTACATAAGTCCCACGGCCGGAGGCGGAAGTTCGGGGGATAGGGAATCGCGCCCAGGCAAGAGTACGCACGCTCGGCGGAATGCAAAAAACGCTTTGTCAGCCGCTGCCGCGCGCCCTCAACCGATGAAGCCACGCGTCCGGCAACGACAGCGTCACGGCGACGCGGAGCCGCGTACGGAAGCCCACGACGTAACGCGGCTTGGGCCGCCGGGACGTCAGCGCCTCAACGATAGCGGCGGCCACCCGGCCGGGAGGCTCGCCCGCGTCCTCGAGCTCGCGCAGCCGGCGCCTTCGGACGCCGAGCGCAGCCGCGTAGCGATCCCTATCCTCGCAGCGAAGCCGGGCAGCAAGCGCCTCCTCTGCCGCGCGAGCCTTCTTCCAGAGCGGTGTGGCGACGACGCCGGGCTCGATGAGGCTGACCCGAATGCCCTGCGCATGCAGCTCCGCGGCCATCACTTTCGTCAATGCCTCGAGCGCGAATTTCGACGCGCAGTACGGCCCGATCATCGGACCGGCGATGCGTCCGCTCGTGGAGCCGACGTTGACGATCCGTCCTCCGGAGCGCCGGAGCAGCGGCAGAAAGGCCTGAACCACCGCGAGCGGTCCGACGACATTGACGTCGAGCTGGCGGCGAAAGTCGGCGAGCGACACATGCTCGAGCGGCCCGGACACGACGATGCCGGCACTGTTCACGACGCCCGCGAGCACGCCCTCCTCCCCGAGCTCGCCGGCCACCGCGTCGGCAGCCGCGCGGACGCTCTCTTCGCGCGCCACGTCGAGCTCGAGCGGCGCGAGCCGCGTCGAAGCCGCGGCGGCCAGCCGCTCGGCGGCCGCGGGCCCGCGCACGCCCGCGAAGACCTTGAAGCCGCATCGGTCGAGCTCGAGCGCGGCGGCCTCGCCGATCCCGCTCGACGCGCCGGTCACGACGACGGCCCGGACGGCGTCCGCACCGTCCACTCTCTCCGCCCGCGGAACGCCGAGCGTGCTCATCGGAGCGGCAACGAGCCTGCGGCGGGCACGGGCCGTGGGGGTCGACCGGGCGCGACGGCGTCGCCCGGCCGGCGGTACCGCGCGACGTCGTAGCACCACGCGGGGTCCGCGATCCTCGCGCCCGTCACCGGCTCGAACTCGGACTCCCCGTACCTCGCGACGTAGTCGCGCCATGGGCCGTCGCAGACGAGCGCATAGCGGCATCGGCGGCACGCCGGCAGCCGCTTCTTGCGCAGCAGCTCGACGATTCGCGTGAAGCCGATGACCCTGAAGCCGTCGAGGCCGAGACGCCGCGCGGCCGTCCAGTCTTTCGCGAGCAAGCCGCCGAGGAGCGCGGCGAGATCGAACGCGAGGGCTTTCGGTTTCGTGTCGGCCCTGCGCACCTTGTTGCTCAAGTAGTAGTTCCAGTCGTCCGGGTCGAAGCTCTGCTGATACAAGTTCATGACGTACTTCTCGTAGCCCGTCATGAAGCAGAACGGTATGTACTTCACGCTGAGCGGCGGGAGCCGAGGCTCGTGGCGCTCGATCGCGCGTCTGATCGCGGCGCCCGCGTCCGAGTACCTCACTTGCATCCCTGCGGACGTCCCCTTGGCCTCGCTGACCGGGCTGAACACCGCGAGATTGATACAGTCCATCTCGAGGGCGACCAGCATGCCGAGGATGTCTTCGAGGTAAGCGTAGTTCGCCCCGGTCACGGTCGTGCTGCTGCGGCACCGCGCGCCGCACGCCTTCACGTTGCGGACGGCCGCCATGATGCGATCGAAGCTGCCCCGAATGCCCGTGTGAGCGTCGTGAAGCTCGGGCGTGTGGCCGTGAATCGAAAAAAGGAAATCGTTCGCTCCCGCGCCGACGACCACTTTCGCATACGAGGGCTTCGCGAGTCGTAAGCCGTTCGTGATGACGGAAACGTTCACGAAGCCGAGCGCCGCCGCATGGGCGATCAGCTCGACGAGATCCGGCCGTATCGTCGGCTCGCCGCCCGTGAACTCGACCTCCGTCGCGCCCGACGCGCGCAGCAGCTCGATGCGCCTCCGCAGCTGCGCGGTGGTCGGCTCCTTCTCTATCGGATTGTCGAGCGAGTCCTGGTAATAGCAGAAGCCGCAGCGGGCGTTGCAACGGTAGCCGAGCCGCACGTCGCCGCGCTGGGATAAGGCGATCGCCGCAGCCAACTCAATGCACTCGCACGCCGAGGGCGGCGTACACCGACACCATCCGCCGGCGATAGACGACGGCGTCGAAGCGGGCTTCGGCCGTCGCTCGCGCAATCCGCCCCATTCGGATCAGCTTCGCGTCGGGCGCCGCCGCGGCCTCGCGGAGCGCCGCGGCGAGCGACTCCACCGAGCCGCTGCGAAACAGCCAGCCGTTCTCGCCCGGCGTGACGATCTCCGGGATACCGCCGATGTCGGCGCCGATCACGGGCTTTCCCGCCGCGAAGGACTCGAGCACGCTGATCGGCGCATTTTCGTACCACTCCGCGGGCAGCACCGTGGCCCGGCACGCGCGCACCGCGTCGTAGAGGCGCTCGGCGGAGAGGCGCCCGAGAAATTCGACCTCGGCCCCGGTCCTTTCCGCCTCGCGCTCGAGCACGGCGCGCTGCGGCCCTTCGCCCGCGAGCCGCACGGCAGCGCCCGCCTCCGCCGCCGCACGGAGCAGCGTCGTGAGCCCTTTCTCCGGGGACAGCCTCCCGAGGTAGAGGAAGCCGCGGCCGGGCGAGAGGCTCGGCCGAATGGTCGAGCAGTCGACGAAGTTCGGTACGTGCACGAAGCGGCTCGCGTCCCAGCCCCACTCCGCGAGCTTGCGCGCATAGAACTCGCTCGGCACGACGAAGCAATCGACGTTCCTGCCGTACGAGTCGAGCAGGCGATGCAGCACCGCTTCGGCCATCACGATCGCGCTCAGCGTCACGGAGCCTTTGCTGCAGCGGTTCACGAGCACCCTGTGGAGCCGGCCGCCCTTGCACTCCTCGCACGCTCCGGCGCCGTTGAACATGTGGTATGCGGGGCACGCGAGCTTCAGGTCGTGCAGCGTCATGACGACGGGAACCCCGCGCCGCTTCAACACGCCGAGTATCGACGGAGAGAGGTGGTGGTAGATGCTGTGGCAGTGGCCGACGTCGGGGCGAACACGGTCGAGCAGCGCCGAGAGCTTCCGCCGCGCCTCGAGCGAGTACACGACCTTCGGCACGCGCCGCAGCTTCTGCGCCGTCGTGTACGCCGCGCCGAGCTCGAGCTCCTCGACGAAGAACTCGGACCACGGCGACGGCTCGTTCTCGGCGTGATGCATCGAGAACGGGACGACGGTCCAGCCGGCGCCCTCGAACATGCGGTTGTGACCGAGATACACGGCTTCCGAGCCGTCGCGCCGGTAGAAGTAGTTGTTGATCGACAGCAGCGTCGTCATCGGGATCGCTCGGCGGCCTGCTCGGGCCTCTGGACGACGCGGTCGAGAACGGCGGCCGTCTGCAGCGCGATGTTCGACCAATCGAACCGCTCGTCGAGCTTGCCGGAATCCGTGCGCGGCGCGGCGAGAAGCCGCTCGAGCCGCAATGCGAGGTCGGCGACGTTGCCGCGCTCGAAGTAGTGCGCGCGCGGCAGCCCGAGCTCCTCGTGCGCGTCGATGTCGGAGAGCAGCACGCGCGCTCCGCACGCGAGCGCTTCGAGCACCGCGAGCGGCATACCTTCGTAAGTCGACGCCATGACCGTGCACGCCGAATGCCGGTAGAGCCACGGCAGCTCGCGCGGCGCGACGTACCCGGCGAGCACGATTCGGCGGTTGCGGGCGGCCGCGGCGCGGACCCGCTTCGCATAAGGGTCGTCCGTTTCCGTGTTACCGCACACGACGAGGCGCCGGCTCGCGAGCGCCGGGGCCTCCATCGCCGCGGCCACGTCGAGGATCCGCTTGTGCTCGGTGATGCGCCCGACCATCAGCACGTAGCTCCCCGGCTCGAGCCGCCCGAGACGGCCGGTCGGACGCACGTACGGGCCCGAGCCCGAAGCCGCGCCGTTGTAGATCGCGTGGCACCGCACGCCGGCGGAAGCCTCGACCGCGCGCCGGATGGAATCGGAGACGCAGATCACGGCGTCCGCGTGGCGCACGCCGGCGCGCTCGCCGATCCTGAGCAGCGCGCGCGCGAAACGCCCCCATTTCGCGGCGTCGTAGTCGCGGCCGTGGTGCGTGACGACGACGCGCAGACCGGCAAGCCGCAGCAACGGGGCGAAGACGGCCGGGCCGATGCCGTGAACGTGCACGAGCTCCGGTCGCGCGGCGATGCAGTAGCCCGCGCACAAGAACGAGTGAACGAACGACTCGACGCCTTTCCCCCGCGGCGCCCAGACGCGCTTCGATTCGAGGCCCGGCACGTCGTCGCCGGAGCACGCCGGCCGGTAGCCGCACCGCACGAGCACGGTGATCTCGTATCCGAGCGGCGCGAGCCGCGAGTAGAGCTCGCGCGCGTGAGTCTCGATGCCTCCCTCGACGCCGCGGAGTTCCCGAAAGCCGAAGGCGACGAGGCGGCGGCGTCTCAAAGCCCGTCACCGCCGACCAGCGTCTCGGCGCAGATTTCCGCGGGCGCAGCCGGACGAGGACGTTGCGGATCGCGGCGCTCGGCGGCGGCCGCCTCGCTCAGCACACGGTCGACGATGCGGACGCCGGCGCCCGGCGGCCCGTAGATATCCGGCCAACCCCGGCGCTGCGCCGCGCACGCTTCCTCGACGCTCGCGAGGATCGGACCGATCGCGAAGCCGGCGACGACGTTGGCGCCGTTTGCAACGGTCAGGTGCCGCTCCGTGTTGTTCCGCAGCGTCACGCAGGGCACGCCGAGCAGATAGGCTTCCTCCTGGATGCAGCCGCTGTCGGTCAGAATCGCGAGCGCATGCTTCTGAAGCGCGAGAGACTCGAACGGCGAGACGGGATCGACCGCCTCGATCGCGCCGAGCTCGCGATCGAGCTTGTATCGCCGCAACGCATCGGCGGTCCGCGGGTGAACGGGAAAGACGACCGCGCGGCGCTCCGCGATTCTGCGCAGGGCGTGAAGGAGCGCCGTCATCCGCTCGCGCGAGTCCGTGAGCTCCTTGCGATGCAACGTGACGAAGACGTAGCGATCGGATCGCGGGGGGCGCGAGATCGCGTCCGCGAAGTCGTGCAGCACGTCGACCGTCGTGTTGCCTTCGAGGTGGATACGCCCCCGCACGGCCGGAGTGGCGCGCAGCAGGCGCTCCTCGTAGGCCGTATACGCGAACAGCAGGGTGGCGATCGAGTCGACCATGATTCGGTTGCGCTCCTCGCGCATCAGCACGTCGCCGGAGCGCAAGCCCGCTTCCACGTGCGTGACGCCGAGGTCGAGATAGAGGGCAGCGAGCGCGCCGGCCAGTGACGCGGCCGTATCGCCGTTCACGATGACGTGAGTGATGCCGTCCCTGACGAAAGTCCTCTGCAGCCATTCGATCGCGTTGCCCAGCGAGTATCGTCCGGGCAGCGCGCGGCTCCACTCGTAGCCCATCGCACGGTAGACGTCCGCGCACATCTTCCGCTGTCGATGCTGGTTCGTGTGCAGGACCTCGAATCGCACTCCCGCCCTCGCGAGCGCGGCGACGATCGAAAAGTTCTTGATGATCTCCGGTCTCGTGCCCTGCACCAGTGCAATTCTCAACAGCTCCCTCCTCGCGCCCCCCAACATGGCCGGCGCCGGCGCTCGCGCTGCCGGCGTCGCGGCGTTCAACGGCTCATGACCGCCTCCGCGTAACGCTCGGCGACCGCGCGGTTTCCGCTTTCGTTGAAGTGGACCGGATCGGTGTAGCACTCGGCCGTCAAGTTCGAAAACTCGACCATCCGGGCGACATCGAACTCGGCCGCGACGTCGCTCACCGCGCGGTTGTAGGCGTCGCGCCGCTCCTCGGCGGCGGCCGGAAAGAACGCGTGGCCGTCGGGCCACAGCGGCGGAATCTCGCCGCAGTAAAGCGCTCGGAATCCGTGCAGCTCCAATGCCGAGAGGACTTGCCGGTAGTACTCGGCGAACAAATCGATCGGTGTGCCGTCGCCGACGTCGTTCGCGCCGATGAGAATGCACGCGTGATGCACGTCGCTGGCGACGACGAGATCCGCGGGCAGTCGGAGCCACAGCCCGCGCGCCGTCAGGCCGTTCTCGCCGAGATTCAGCACTTGCCAGCGGTAGCGCGTGCGCCGATTGAGGATCTGCGCGAGATACATCGGGTAACAGCCGTACGTGCGGGCCCCGAAGGTCTGGCTGTCTCCCCAGCACGCGATGCGCTGATAATTCATGCGAGGCCCCCCGCGGCAGTCGACTTTTCGCTCAGCATCGGCGTTGTTTTTGTGCCGCGCGTCTGCCTCCGGTCGATGCAAAGGGTATGCCACGCGTTTCTCGGGCGCATTCGAGCGTCGCTGTTTGGGGACGCTTCGCGCGCGGGATCCGCCGCCTTCTTTTAGCACACACAACTTTTCGCGCGCGGAAGTCGCCGGCGCGTGCTGCCGGTCGGCTCGCAGGGCGCGGGCGCTGGAAGGCCTCGTCCCCGTTGCAAAAACTGGTGGGAAGATTCCAGGTTCTGACCCGCCGCGCCGCGCGAGAGCGCGTCGCGAGCAGCTCAAGCGCCGTCGGCGCGCGGCCCCAGCAGAATCGGAACGTAGACGCCGAGGAAGACGACGAACGCGCCCGCCCAAAGCAGCATCGCGCAACCGAGAGCGTGCAGCGTGGAGATCGGCAGCACGGCCGGG harbors:
- a CDS encoding radical SAM protein — encoded protein: MAAAIALSQRGDVRLGYRCNARCGFCYYQDSLDNPIEKEPTTAQLRRRIELLRASGATEVEFTGGEPTIRPDLVELIAHAAALGFVNVSVITNGLRLAKPSYAKVVVGAGANDFLFSIHGHTPELHDAHTGIRGSFDRIMAAVRNVKACGARCRSSTTVTGANYAYLEDILGMLVALEMDCINLAVFSPVSEAKGTSAGMQVRYSDAGAAIRRAIERHEPRLPPLSVKYIPFCFMTGYEKYVMNLYQQSFDPDDWNYYLSNKVRRADTKPKALAFDLAALLGGLLAKDWTAARRLGLDGFRVIGFTRIVELLRKKRLPACRRCRYALVCDGPWRDYVARYGESEFEPVTGARIADPAWCYDVARYRRPGDAVAPGRPPRPVPAAGSLPLR
- a CDS encoding glycosyltransferase, yielding MRRRRLVAFGFRELRGVEGGIETHARELYSRLAPLGYEITVLVRCGYRPACSGDDVPGLESKRVWAPRGKGVESFVHSFLCAGYCIAARPELVHVHGIGPAVFAPLLRLAGLRVVVTHHGRDYDAAKWGRFARALLRIGERAGVRHADAVICVSDSIRRAVEASAGVRCHAIYNGAASGSGPYVRPTGRLGRLEPGSYVLMVGRITEHKRILDVAAAMEAPALASRRLVVCGNTETDDPYAKRVRAAAARNRRIVLAGYVAPRELPWLYRHSACTVMASTYEGMPLAVLEALACGARVLLSDIDAHEELGLPRAHYFERGNVADLALRLERLLAAPRTDSGKLDERFDWSNIALQTAAVLDRVVQRPEQAAERSR
- a CDS encoding SGNH/GDSL hydrolase family protein, whose translation is MNYQRIACWGDSQTFGARTYGCYPMYLAQILNRRTRYRWQVLNLGENGLTARGLWLRLPADLVVASDVHHACILIGANDVGDGTPIDLFAEYYRQVLSALELHGFRALYCGEIPPLWPDGHAFFPAAAEERRDAYNRAVSDVAAEFDVARMVEFSNLTAECYTDPVHFNESGNRAVAERYAEAVMSR
- a CDS encoding SDR family NAD(P)-dependent oxidoreductase, coding for MDGADAVRAVVVTGASSGIGEAAALELDRCGFKVFAGVRGPAAAERLAAAASTRLAPLELDVAREESVRAAADAVAGELGEEGVLAGVVNSAGIVVSGPLEHVSLADFRRQLDVNVVGPLAVVQAFLPLLRRSGGRIVNVGSTSGRIAGPMIGPYCASKFALEALTKVMAAELHAQGIRVSLIEPGVVATPLWKKARAAEEALAARLRCEDRDRYAAALGVRRRRLRELEDAGEPPGRVAAAIVEALTSRRPKPRYVVGFRTRLRVAVTLSLPDAWLHRLRARGSG
- a CDS encoding glycosyltransferase; the encoded protein is MTTLLSINNYFYRRDGSEAVYLGHNRMFEGAGWTVVPFSMHHAENEPSPWSEFFVEELELGAAYTTAQKLRRVPKVVYSLEARRKLSALLDRVRPDVGHCHSIYHHLSPSILGVLKRRGVPVVMTLHDLKLACPAYHMFNGAGACEECKGGRLHRVLVNRCSKGSVTLSAIVMAEAVLHRLLDSYGRNVDCFVVPSEFYARKLAEWGWDASRFVHVPNFVDCSTIRPSLSPGRGFLYLGRLSPEKGLTTLLRAAAEAGAAVRLAGEGPQRAVLEREAERTGAEVEFLGRLSAERLYDAVRACRATVLPAEWYENAPISVLESFAAGKPVIGADIGGIPEIVTPGENGWLFRSGSVESLAAALREAAAAPDAKLIRMGRIARATAEARFDAVVYRRRMVSVYAALGVRVH
- the wecB gene encoding UDP-N-acetylglucosamine 2-epimerase (non-hydrolyzing) codes for the protein MRIALVQGTRPEIIKNFSIVAALARAGVRFEVLHTNQHRQRKMCADVYRAMGYEWSRALPGRYSLGNAIEWLQRTFVRDGITHVIVNGDTAASLAGALAALYLDLGVTHVEAGLRSGDVLMREERNRIMVDSIATLLFAYTAYEERLLRATPAVRGRIHLEGNTTVDVLHDFADAISRPPRSDRYVFVTLHRKELTDSRERMTALLHALRRIAERRAVVFPVHPRTADALRRYKLDRELGAIEAVDPVSPFESLALQKHALAILTDSGCIQEEAYLLGVPCVTLRNNTERHLTVANGANVVAGFAIGPILASVEEACAAQRRGWPDIYGPPGAGVRIVDRVLSEAAAAERRDPQRPRPAAPAEICAETLVGGDGL